A single genomic interval of Asterias amurensis chromosome 1, ASM3211899v1 harbors:
- the LOC139939863 gene encoding uncharacterized protein: MAGFYSQNKLAESATNSIEEEFLNTSACSSWVDNWCATAELNRQTKTISTLLEEGHDVQTFEDVDVTDNHWLPSSAALRGECSTSFTKPTNLNQKDCTPLGFNGSTGSSSRCRFSPNVREPAANYVDPTKHQSGPMETLPNTAAMNAAIGGVDGSREGCRTDHKTLSPGKHRHRPRIGEPASRSNSPYSSDSLSSSSLSDRSASTTPKDTFSNETNENSSSGFDTSGSSDKEKTTPWSMANFDRVLHDAPKREHIRSRKVTDKSRSSNNQGTNKVGYQSDSGSSSSQSRNKPAKASQGTRSKLHLHTHGRTADIPMNYSGTSTSSGNQGHGHFDKSKTKFDGIAEDASQGDDTGISTANTSGQSTQYQSNFSMSSSSGACVESSRKGGKERTKNFPGKVSTHYQSIRTQSMNKVTPDLAGSTPHHINHFHQGHLEQSGPSNGDSASNSESERKRRRFNRTFVLLRNCGLLELTMQTASLMQQNCVMNQQLSALRQETGVLYNAISHLSSTQPSASFDIVTAHGILKNLKGIMNHDAPPHGNNLPNSQHVRRFTVKRNSSGETVSPDSNTQSSSAPLNSGSST; this comes from the exons ATGGCCGGCTTCTACTCTCAAAATAAACTCGCCGAAAGCGCTACGAACAGCATTGAGGAGGAATTCCTGAACACTTCAGCTTGTTCCTCATGGGTTGATAACTGGTGCGCAACTGCTGAGCTGAATAGACAAACTAAAACCATAAGTACCTTGCTGGAGGAGGGGCATGATGTCCAGACTTTTGAAGATGTGGATGTAACCGACAACCACTGGCTGCCATCTTCCGCAGCACTACGTGGAGAATGTTCAACGAGCTTTACCAAACCCACTAACCTGAACCAGAAAGACTGTACACCACTTGGGTTTAATGGCTCAACGGGAAGTTCTTCACGCTGCAGGTTTTCACCGAACGTCCGGGAACCGGCGGCGAACTATGTTGACCCGACGAAACATCAGTCCGGCCCCATGGAAACCCTACCGAATACGGCGGCCATGAACGCCGCCATTGGAGGCGTGGATGGATCACGGGAGGGGTGTCGCACGGACCACAAAACATTGTCTCCGGGAAAACACAGACACAGACCGAGGATTGGCGAACCTGCTTCACGAA GTAACAGTCCCTACTCTTCCGACTCGTTATCGTCATCCAGTCTGTCAGATCGCTCTGCATCAACT ACCCCGAAAGACACCTTCTCCAACGAGACAAATGAGAATTCGTCCAGTGGCTTTGACACGAGCGGCAGCAGCGACAAGGAGAAAACAACTCCCTGGTCCATGGCTAACTTTGACCGGGTGCTCCACGACGCTCCCAAGCGGGAACATATCCGCTCCAGGAAGGTCACCGATAAATCGCGATCGTCAAACAACCAAGGGACTAATAAGGTGGGCTACCAATCAGACTCAGGATCGTCAAGTTCCCAGTCTAGGAATAAGCCAGCTAAAGCCTCGCAAGGGACCCGAAGCAAACTGCATCTTCACACACACGGAAGAACGGCAGATATACCCATGAACTACTCGGGAACATCCACAAGCAGTGGCAATCAGGGTCACGGACATTTTGATAAGAGCAAAACGAAATTTGACGGCATTGCAGAGGATGCGTCTCAGGGTGATGATACTGGTATTTCCACCGCTAACACGAGCGGGCAGTCCACGCAGTACCAGAGTAACTTTAGTATGTCGTCCTCGTCCGGCGCTTGTGTGGAGTCGTCCCGGAAAGGCGGCAAAGAACGGACGAAGAACTTCCCGGGAAAAGTTAGTACACACTACCAAAGTATTAGGACACAGAGTATGAACAAAGTGACTCCAGACCTGGCTGGTTCTACACCTCATCACATTAATCATTTCCATCAGGGTCACCTGGAGCAGAGTGGCCCGAGTAATGGCGATTCTGCGAGCAACAGCGAGTCGGAGCGCAAGCGGCGTCGCTTCAACCGTACATTCGTCTTGCTGCGTAACTGTGGGCTACTGGAACTCACCATGCAGACTGCGTCACTGATGCAGCAGAACTGCGTCATGAACCAACAACTCTCTGCACTGCGGCAAGAAACCGGCGTACTGTACAATGCCATCAGTCACCTCTCCTCCACGCAACCGTCGGCGTCTTTCGATATCGTCACCGCTCATGGGATATTGAAGAACTTGAAGGGTATTATGAACCATGATGCGCCACCACACGGCAATAATCTGCCGAACAGTCAACATGTCCGCAGGTTTACAGTTAAAAGGAACAGTTCGGGGGAGACTGTTAGTCCTGATAGTAACACGCAGTCTTCATCGGCACCTTTGAACAGTGGCAGTTCTACGTAG
- the LOC139934349 gene encoding uncharacterized protein, whose amino-acid sequence MGSRIGGFLDDLFRHGDVQMSSIAIFIIGLLCFTVLCLIFNLLFHKPPPSPTKRKRRKSLIGCAIHSPSVPSTRHRGNSKRVHKKNRASVNDNNSSSKVVLVTCREVPRYQPHALCVTCGRVPSKKACRYSRCGECCRANKASICAAHGTGVCAAVGIVEGALDDKPLELDLSYMNLKKCPPRIGYVGTQLVCLNLINNRLTELPEEIGLLRGLEELFLQYNCLEELPDTIGQFHKLQELDCKNNHLCRLPASIGNLSSLSTFNATNNLLQSLPTELGNLTRLEELCLHSNQLTELPDSICNLVNLTALYLGENRITKMPAKLGKLIMLTELDLSSCELVELPDSLSRCTSLIKVWLSNNKLCTLPDQMGRLHQLKELHVRNNRIKYFPASLSYLQLYTFSANQNRLLDEWDRSIKRKFTVNQDSDIPPLLELTARTIARCNIKWEDGDLPSELADLLRSRRQCSSCEGPFFRFYQSELVFANIGIFHRVPLYQQICSPFNNMHCQPVDLA is encoded by the exons ATGGGTTCACGCATCGGTGGGTTTTTGGATGACCTCTTCAGGCACGGGGATGTGCAAATGTCCAGCATCGCTATATTCATAATAG GGTTGTTATGCTTCACGGTACTGTGTCTTATCTTCAACCTGCTGTTCCACAAGCCGCCTCCATCACCAACAAAGAGAAAGAGGAGGAAGTCTCTAATCGGCTGCGCCATCCATAGCCCCTCAGTGCCTAGCACTCGCCACAGAGGAAACTCTAAAAGG GTGCATAAGAAAAACAGGGCCTCGGTCAACGACAACAACTCATCATCCAAAGTAGTGCTCGTCACGTGTAGAGAGGTCCCCAGGTACCAACCACATGCATTATGCGTTACCTGTGGTCGGGTACCATCCAAGAAAGCTTGCAG ATACAGTCGATGTGGGGAGTGCTGTAGGGCTAACAAAGCTTCCATTTGTGCTGCTCATGGGACGGGAGTCTGTGCTGCTGTTGGGATCGTTGAGGGTGCATTGGATGATAAACCACTGGAGCTTGACCTGAG TTACATGAATCTGAAGAAGTGCCCGCCCCGCATCGGCTACGTCGGCACCCAGCTAGTCTGCCTGAATCTCATCAACAACAGACTGACGGAGCTTCCTGAGGAGATTGGTCTCCTCCGTGGGCTTGAGGAGCTATTTCTTCAGTACAACTGCCTGGAAGAGCTACCG GACACAATTGGCCAGTTCCACAAGTTACAGGAACTAGACTGTAAGAACAACCACCTATGCAGGCTACCAGCAAGCATCGgcaatctcagctccctgtcCACGTTTAACGCCACTAATAATCTGTTGCAGTCCCTTCCGACGGAGCTAGGAAATCTCACTAGACTAGAAGAACTTTGCCTACA TTCCAATCAGTTAACTGAACTACCAGACTCAATATGCAACTTGGTGAATTTAACG GCGCTATACTTGGGTGAAAATAGAATCACAAAGATGCCGGCCAAATTGGGGAAACTGATCATGCTGACAGAGCTAGATCTGTCATCGTGTGAGCTGGTCGAGCTACCAGATTCGTTATCAAGATGCACTTCACTTATTAAAGTATGGCTGTCCAATAACAA GCTATGTACATTGCCTGATCAAATGGGGCGTCTTCATCAACTCAAAGAGCTGCATGTTAGAAATAATCGTATCAAATACTTCCCTGCCTCCCTGTCGTATCTACAACTCTACACATTCAGTG CCAATCAAAACCGACTTCTAGATGAGTGGGACAGATCCATAAAAAGGAAGTTCACGGTTAATCAAGACTCAGACATTCCACCATTGTTGGAGCTGACCGCTAGGACCATTGCCAGGTGCAATATAAAGTGGGAAGATGGAGATTTGCCATCTGAACTAGCAG ATTTGTTGAGAAGTCGCAGGCAGTGTTCTAGCTGTGAGGGTCCCTTCTTCAGGTTCTACCAGTCAgaactggtctttgccaatatTGGTATTTTCCATCGAGTGCCTCTGTATCAGCAAATCTGTAGCCCGTTCAACAACATGCACTGTCAGCCAGTTGATCTGGCCTGA
- the LOC139939873 gene encoding uncharacterized protein, giving the protein MAFSSPMDSNDGVAKILSDEYFRDLASKLGTEKWLTLAAELDLRKSEIEQLKKDHQSVRDQIFNMFVKWRQNIGPNLHLSHVNTLVQSLKTVNQTDLAVKLEVRTGELSNSETTHHGNTNVHVKGDKNTTIVGAVKDSTFHFH; this is encoded by the exons ATGGCATTCTCCTCACCAATGGATTCCAACGACGGAGTTGCA AAGATTCTGAGTGATGAATACTTTCGCGATTTGGCTTCAAAACTGGGTACAGAAAAGTGGCTGACTTTGGCTGCCGAACTTGACCTCAGAAAGTCAGAGATTGAACAGCTAAAGAAGGACCACCAGAGTGTTCGTGATCAGATCTTCAACATGTTCGTGAAGTGGCGCCAGAATATCGGACCTAATTTACATCTCAGTCATGTAAATACTTTGGTTCAAAGCCTCAAGACTGTGAATCAAACAGATCTGGCTGTTAAATTGGAAG TGAGGACAGGCGAATTGTCAAATTCTGAAACAACTCACCATGGTAACACAAATGTTCACGTCAAAGGCGACAAAAACACGACAATCGTGGGAGCAGTTAAGGACTCCACATTTCACTTCCACTGA